One stretch of Burkholderia oklahomensis C6786 DNA includes these proteins:
- a CDS encoding aspartate aminotransferase family protein: MSYNDSRFWHPMLHPNDMKRREPIRIVRGEGCYVYDERGRQLVDGVAGLWNVNVGHNRAEVKQAIVRQLDELEYFQLFDGVTHPRAEELSKRLIDMMEPEGMRRVLYSSGGSDSVETALKIARQYWKVRGQADRTKFISLKQGYHGTHFGSASVNGNTVFRRNYEPNLPGCFHVETPWIYRNPFTQDPEALGRICAELLEREILFQSPDTVAAFIAEPIQGAGGVIVPPANYWPLVREVCDRYGVLLIADEVVTGFGRSGSLFGSRGWGVKPDIMCLAKGISSGYVPLGATAVNARIEEAFAANADFSGAIMHGYTYSGHPVACAAALASLDIVLREDLPANAAKQGAHLLEALRPFVERFDAVGEVRGKGLMVALDLVADKATRAPIDPTSGYANAVAEVARENGVLVRPVGTKIILSPPLVIQREQIDRIVAGLEAGFEKTPFAGG; the protein is encoded by the coding sequence ATGAGCTACAACGATTCCCGTTTCTGGCATCCGATGCTGCACCCGAACGACATGAAGCGCCGCGAGCCGATCCGCATCGTGCGCGGCGAGGGCTGCTACGTGTACGACGAGCGCGGACGCCAGCTCGTCGACGGCGTCGCGGGCCTGTGGAACGTCAACGTCGGCCACAACCGCGCCGAGGTCAAGCAGGCGATCGTGCGCCAGCTCGACGAGCTCGAGTACTTCCAGCTGTTCGACGGCGTCACGCATCCGCGCGCCGAGGAGCTGTCGAAGCGGCTGATCGACATGATGGAGCCCGAAGGGATGCGCCGCGTGCTGTACAGCTCGGGCGGCTCGGACTCGGTCGAGACCGCGCTCAAGATCGCGCGCCAGTACTGGAAGGTGCGCGGGCAGGCGGACCGCACGAAGTTCATCTCGCTGAAGCAGGGCTATCACGGCACGCACTTCGGCAGCGCGTCGGTGAACGGCAACACGGTGTTCCGGCGCAATTACGAACCGAACCTGCCCGGATGCTTCCACGTCGAAACGCCGTGGATCTACCGCAATCCGTTCACGCAGGATCCCGAAGCACTCGGCCGCATCTGCGCGGAGCTGCTCGAGCGCGAAATCCTGTTCCAGAGCCCGGACACGGTCGCCGCGTTCATCGCCGAGCCGATCCAGGGCGCGGGCGGCGTGATCGTGCCGCCCGCGAACTACTGGCCGCTCGTGCGCGAAGTCTGCGACCGCTACGGCGTGCTGCTGATCGCCGACGAAGTCGTGACGGGCTTCGGGCGCAGCGGCAGCCTGTTCGGCAGCCGCGGCTGGGGCGTGAAGCCCGACATCATGTGTCTCGCGAAGGGCATCTCGTCCGGCTACGTGCCGCTCGGCGCGACCGCGGTGAACGCACGGATCGAGGAGGCGTTCGCGGCGAACGCGGATTTCAGCGGCGCGATCATGCACGGCTACACGTACTCGGGGCACCCGGTCGCGTGCGCGGCGGCGCTCGCGAGCCTCGACATCGTGCTGCGCGAGGACCTGCCCGCGAACGCGGCGAAGCAGGGCGCGCATCTGCTCGAAGCGCTGCGGCCGTTCGTCGAGCGCTTCGACGCGGTCGGCGAGGTGCGCGGCAAGGGGCTGATGGTCGCGCTCGACCTCGTCGCCGACAAGGCGACGCGCGCGCCGATCGATCCGACGTCGGGCTACGCGAATGCGGTCGCCGAGGTCGCGCGCGAAAACGGCGTGCTCGTGCGGCCGGTCGGCACGAAGATCATCCTGTCGCCGCCGCTCGTGATCCAGCGCGAGCAGATCGACCGGATCGTCGCCGGCCTCGAGGCCGGCTTCGAGAAGACGCCGTTCGCCGGCGGCTGA
- a CDS encoding aldehyde dehydrogenase family protein → MTQTDFVTVTDTVRAFTEREFGIFIDGAMRAAHSPRRLDVFDPATGERLARVPDADAHDVDAAVASAKRAFDARAWSGLRPADRERILLKLADALEAHAEELAQLETLNQGKSILVSRGVEVGATIEYVRYMAGWATKITGQTLDVSIPFPPGARYTAYTRKEPVGVVAAIVPWNFPLMIAVWKLVPALAAGCTVVLKPSPETPLTALRLAELALEAGVPAGVFNVVTGGRECGAALASHPSIRKISFTGSTATGKLVGAAAVQNMTRFSLELGGKNPIVMLEDVDVAQALEGVAAGAFFNQGQVCAAASRIYVHRSRFRRLADGLAGVAASMRLGPGLDPAAQINPLVSAHHRDKVVEHVERARRDGLTFLAGGAPADDLPGYFVRPAVIADATHDSAIVRDEVFGPVVVVLPFDDPAEAVRLANASPYGLAASLWSNDLKAVMDLVTQIEAGTVWVNCHIPLDPSMPFGGYKQSGIGREFGQYAIDGFTETKSVCIAH, encoded by the coding sequence ATGACACAGACGGACTTCGTCACCGTGACCGACACGGTGCGCGCGTTCACCGAGCGCGAATTCGGAATCTTCATCGACGGCGCGATGCGCGCCGCCCATTCGCCGCGCCGGCTCGACGTGTTCGACCCGGCGACGGGCGAACGGCTCGCGCGCGTGCCCGACGCCGATGCGCACGACGTCGACGCCGCTGTCGCGAGCGCGAAGCGCGCGTTCGACGCGCGCGCGTGGAGCGGGCTGCGGCCCGCCGATCGCGAGCGCATCCTGCTCAAGCTCGCCGACGCGCTCGAAGCGCATGCGGAGGAGCTCGCGCAGCTCGAGACGCTGAACCAGGGCAAGTCGATCCTCGTGTCGCGCGGCGTCGAGGTCGGTGCGACGATCGAGTACGTCCGCTACATGGCGGGCTGGGCGACGAAGATCACCGGACAGACGCTCGACGTGTCGATTCCGTTTCCGCCCGGCGCGCGCTACACCGCGTACACGCGCAAGGAGCCGGTCGGCGTCGTCGCCGCGATCGTGCCGTGGAATTTCCCGCTGATGATCGCCGTCTGGAAGCTCGTGCCGGCGCTCGCGGCGGGTTGCACGGTCGTGCTGAAGCCGTCGCCCGAGACGCCGCTCACGGCGCTGAGGCTCGCCGAGCTCGCGCTCGAAGCCGGCGTGCCGGCGGGCGTGTTCAACGTCGTGACGGGCGGGCGCGAATGCGGCGCCGCGCTCGCGAGCCATCCGTCGATCCGCAAGATCTCGTTCACCGGCTCGACCGCGACGGGCAAGCTCGTCGGCGCCGCCGCGGTGCAGAACATGACGCGCTTCTCGCTCGAGCTGGGCGGCAAGAATCCGATCGTGATGCTCGAGGACGTCGACGTCGCGCAGGCGCTCGAAGGCGTCGCGGCGGGCGCATTCTTCAATCAGGGGCAAGTGTGCGCGGCCGCATCGCGGATCTACGTGCATCGCAGCCGGTTTCGCCGGCTCGCGGACGGCCTCGCCGGCGTCGCCGCGTCGATGCGGCTCGGTCCGGGCCTCGATCCGGCCGCGCAGATCAACCCGCTCGTGTCCGCGCACCATCGCGACAAGGTCGTCGAGCATGTCGAGCGCGCGCGCCGCGACGGCCTCACGTTTCTCGCGGGCGGCGCGCCGGCCGACGACCTGCCCGGCTACTTCGTGCGCCCGGCCGTGATCGCCGACGCGACGCACGACAGCGCGATCGTCCGCGACGAGGTGTTCGGCCCGGTCGTCGTCGTGCTGCCGTTCGACGATCCGGCCGAAGCGGTGCGGCTCGCGAACGCGTCGCCGTACGGGCTCGCGGCGAGCCTGTGGAGCAACGACCTGAAGGCCGTGATGGATCTCGTGACGCAGATCGAGGCGGGCACGGTCTGGGTCAATTGCCACATTCCGCTCGATCCGTCGATGCCGTTCGGCGGCTACAAGCAATCGGGCATCGGCCGCGAGTTCGGCCAATACGCGATCGATGGCTTCACCGAAACCAAATCCGTCTGCATCGCGCACTGA
- a CDS encoding response regulator transcription factor codes for MTHDPAGPDADSASYAHALRTCVASLQALARPTAVVFYRIDTAGEPADFELFGMSASMHRAYVSRYRPLDPLHPSRCAAQPGAIVTLASQLPDERRAASSYWTGFLRRHGVADVVEMLLRDGGAAVAAFSLLRLAGDGRYSADELAALRAVQPVVEVALLPPLRAVRGIRRIACDARLTHREEQIARLVRDGRSNKEIARDLSLGQPTVKTHLLRMFRKLGVSNRTELVGTLFF; via the coding sequence ATGACGCACGACCCAGCCGGACCCGACGCCGATTCCGCGTCGTACGCGCACGCGCTGCGAACCTGCGTGGCTTCGCTGCAGGCGCTCGCGCGTCCGACGGCGGTCGTGTTCTACCGGATCGACACCGCCGGCGAGCCCGCCGATTTCGAGCTGTTCGGGATGAGCGCATCGATGCATCGCGCATACGTGAGCCGCTACCGGCCGCTCGATCCGCTGCATCCGTCGCGCTGCGCGGCGCAGCCGGGCGCGATCGTCACGCTCGCCTCGCAATTGCCGGACGAGCGGCGCGCCGCGTCGTCTTACTGGACGGGTTTTCTGCGGCGGCACGGCGTCGCCGACGTCGTCGAAATGCTGCTGCGCGACGGCGGCGCGGCGGTCGCCGCGTTCTCGCTGCTGCGTCTGGCAGGCGACGGCCGCTACTCGGCGGACGAGCTTGCCGCGCTGCGCGCAGTCCAGCCGGTCGTCGAGGTTGCGCTGCTGCCGCCGTTGCGCGCGGTGCGGGGGATTCGCCGGATCGCTTGCGACGCGCGGCTCACGCATCGCGAAGAGCAGATCGCGCGGCTCGTGCGCGACGGACGGTCGAACAAGGAGATCGCACGCGATCTCTCCCTCGGCCAGCCGACCGTCAAGACGCATCTGCTGCGGATGTTCCGCAAGCTCGGCGTGTCGAACCGGACCGAGCTCGTCGGCACGCTGTTTTTTTGA
- a CDS encoding SDR family oxidoreductase gives MSGADSKRAAAPRGRLVADFRGRTVLVTGGAQGIGAAIADAFAAAGATVAIADLQGDAAAALAARLAARGLDDGQTVRAYRVDAARRDELFGLVAQLEADSGRLDVVVHNAAYFPLTPFDGIAPDVLERTLAVNLSALFWLTQAALPAFGRAGQGRVLATSSVTGPRVAYPGLAHYAASKAGVNGFIRAAALELARRNVTVNGVEPGMIRTPAAGNLGDAAHSERIARGVPLGRLGEPEDIAAAMLFLASDAASYVTGQTIVVDGGATLPEAGATLA, from the coding sequence ATGAGCGGGGCCGACTCGAAGCGCGCGGCGGCGCCGCGCGGGCGGCTCGTCGCCGATTTTCGCGGCCGCACCGTGCTCGTCACGGGCGGTGCGCAGGGGATCGGCGCGGCGATCGCCGATGCGTTCGCCGCTGCCGGCGCGACCGTCGCGATCGCCGATTTGCAGGGCGACGCGGCGGCCGCGCTTGCCGCGCGGCTCGCGGCGCGCGGGCTCGACGACGGGCAGACCGTGCGCGCGTATCGGGTCGACGCCGCACGGCGCGACGAGCTGTTCGGGCTCGTCGCGCAGCTCGAGGCGGACAGCGGCCGGCTCGACGTCGTCGTCCACAACGCCGCGTATTTTCCGCTGACGCCGTTCGATGGGATCGCCCCCGATGTGCTCGAGCGTACGCTCGCCGTCAACCTGTCCGCGCTGTTCTGGCTCACGCAGGCGGCGCTGCCCGCGTTCGGGCGCGCGGGGCAGGGGCGGGTGCTCGCAACGTCGTCGGTGACGGGGCCGCGCGTCGCGTATCCGGGGCTCGCGCATTACGCGGCGTCGAAGGCCGGCGTGAACGGCTTCATCCGAGCGGCAGCGCTCGAGCTCGCTCGCCGGAACGTGACCGTCAACGGCGTCGAGCCGGGGATGATCCGCACGCCGGCCGCAGGCAATCTCGGCGACGCGGCGCACAGCGAGCGGATCGCGCGCGGCGTGCCGCTCGGCCGTCTGGGCGAGCCGGAGGACATCGCGGCCGCGATGCTGTTCCTCGCGTCGGACGCGGCGAGTTATGTCACCGGACAGACGATCGTCGTCGACGGCGGCGCGACGCTGCCGGAGGCCGGTGCGACGCTCGCGTAG
- a CDS encoding molybdenum cofactor biosynthesis F family protein has translation MGADPLFIQVGALAEGFAPESHILEPVDDLAGRTLALAATDGATFEYTFADRSTLRWRERLTARGARGASDATGASGEAAYRATQLRDGICFVDYIDPTRRATSVSIVLDLTRSVWTSIEGVLPAEDDVRVDAFSRVARGLPLTGVEATFRHGAIVGAAAPGPLHAPTRELLGKRTMYRYSPTECYEHIYLNDAFYAWHCLEGVERGLADVDRCHYFKLADALYLFVWREKIVPTLGVVLIDLDQCRTDGKIFGYREGDFGALSNFPVGAHAQVLNETVHPLAR, from the coding sequence ATGGGAGCAGACCCGTTATTCATTCAAGTCGGCGCGCTGGCCGAAGGCTTCGCACCCGAAAGTCACATCCTCGAACCCGTCGACGACCTCGCGGGTCGCACGCTCGCGCTCGCCGCGACGGACGGCGCGACATTCGAATACACGTTCGCCGATCGATCGACGCTGCGCTGGCGTGAGCGCCTCACGGCGCGCGGCGCACGTGGCGCAAGCGATGCGACCGGCGCGAGCGGCGAGGCCGCGTACCGCGCGACGCAACTGCGCGACGGCATCTGCTTCGTCGACTACATCGACCCGACCCGGCGCGCGACGTCGGTCAGCATCGTGCTCGATCTGACCCGCAGCGTCTGGACGTCGATCGAAGGCGTGCTGCCGGCCGAGGATGACGTGCGCGTCGACGCGTTTTCGCGCGTCGCGCGCGGCCTGCCGCTGACGGGCGTCGAGGCGACGTTCCGCCACGGCGCGATCGTAGGCGCGGCCGCGCCCGGCCCGCTGCACGCGCCGACGCGCGAACTGCTCGGCAAGCGGACGATGTACCGCTACAGCCCGACCGAGTGCTACGAGCACATCTATCTGAACGACGCCTTCTACGCATGGCATTGCCTCGAAGGCGTCGAGCGCGGGCTCGCGGACGTCGACCGCTGCCATTACTTCAAGCTCGCCGACGCGCTGTATCTGTTCGTCTGGCGCGAGAAGATCGTGCCGACGCTCGGCGTCGTGCTGATCGATCTAGACCAGTGCAGGACGGACGGCAAGATATTCGGCTACCGCGAAGGCGACTTCGGCGCGCTGTCGAATTTCCCGGTCGGCGCCCACGCGCAGGTACTGAACGAAACCGTGCATCCGCTCGCACGATGA
- a CDS encoding aldo/keto reductase, which produces MALRSLGTSTIQVSPLVFGGNVFGWTADENTSFSLLDALADTGINFIDTADAYSAWVPGNRGGESETIIGKWLKRSGKREQVVIATKVGLLEARAGLSRENILKAAEDSLRRLQTDYIDLYFSHRDLADTAPLEETLGAYQTLIEQGKVRIIGASNYSGARLREAAELSRRTGLPAYQVIQPEYNLYDRAEYERDLEPVATELKLGVVTYYALASGFLSGKYRSEADLKKSARGGRVEQYLNPRGLRILAALDAVAAKHDSTPTSVALAWQIARPSVTAPIASATSLEQLNALGAAIRLPLDAEDIEQLDDASAP; this is translated from the coding sequence ATGGCACTACGCTCACTCGGCACTTCGACGATTCAGGTTTCGCCGCTCGTGTTCGGCGGCAACGTGTTCGGCTGGACCGCCGACGAGAACACGTCGTTCTCGCTGCTCGACGCGCTCGCCGACACCGGCATCAACTTCATCGACACCGCCGACGCCTATTCGGCCTGGGTGCCCGGCAATCGCGGCGGCGAATCGGAGACGATCATCGGCAAGTGGCTCAAGCGCTCGGGCAAGCGCGAGCAGGTCGTGATCGCGACGAAGGTCGGGCTGCTCGAAGCGCGTGCGGGCCTGTCGCGCGAGAACATCCTGAAGGCCGCCGAGGATTCGCTGCGGCGTCTGCAGACCGACTACATCGATCTCTATTTCTCGCACCGCGACCTCGCCGACACCGCGCCGCTCGAAGAGACGCTCGGCGCGTACCAGACGCTGATCGAGCAGGGCAAGGTCCGGATCATCGGCGCGTCGAATTACAGCGGCGCGCGGCTGCGCGAGGCGGCCGAGCTGAGCCGCCGCACCGGCCTGCCCGCGTATCAGGTGATCCAGCCCGAATACAACCTGTACGACCGCGCCGAGTACGAGCGCGATCTCGAGCCGGTCGCGACCGAGCTGAAGCTCGGCGTCGTCACCTATTACGCGCTCGCGAGCGGCTTTCTGTCGGGCAAGTACCGGTCCGAGGCGGACCTGAAGAAGAGCGCGCGCGGCGGGCGCGTCGAGCAGTATCTGAATCCGCGCGGCTTGCGGATTCTCGCGGCGCTCGATGCGGTCGCGGCGAAGCACGACTCGACGCCGACGTCGGTTGCGCTTGCGTGGCAGATCGCGCGGCCGAGCGTCACCGCGCCGATCGCAAGCGCGACGTCGCTCGAGCAATTGAACGCGCTCGGGGCGGCGATCCGGCTGCCGCTCGACGCGGAGGACATCGAGCAGCTCGACGACGCGAGCGCGCCGTAA
- a CDS encoding DsbA family protein, giving the protein MNRFQLQYFFDPLCGWCYASAPALAGLDGAYPGVLELMPSGLFADEGARDLTPEWGEYAWRNDQRIEQMTGQRFTHAYREQVLQRGGVRFDSGPANRVLIALRGVDARLERPLLDAIQLARYVDGLDTARADVLARVAADVAAKTGVAIDADELAHRIDGDAALASATAARIAGTQRAMRQLGASGVPQLLLTVGERGHVLHGASLYGGAQAAVAAVERVLREAA; this is encoded by the coding sequence ATGAACCGCTTCCAACTTCAGTACTTTTTCGATCCGCTTTGCGGCTGGTGCTATGCGAGCGCGCCGGCGCTCGCCGGGCTCGACGGCGCTTATCCGGGCGTGCTCGAGCTGATGCCGTCGGGCCTGTTCGCCGATGAGGGCGCACGCGATCTGACGCCCGAATGGGGCGAGTACGCGTGGCGCAACGATCAGCGCATCGAACAGATGACAGGGCAGCGCTTCACGCATGCGTATCGCGAGCAGGTGCTGCAGCGCGGCGGCGTGCGCTTCGATTCGGGGCCCGCGAACCGTGTGCTGATCGCGCTGCGCGGCGTCGATGCACGGCTCGAGCGGCCGCTTCTCGACGCGATCCAGCTCGCGCGTTACGTCGACGGCCTCGACACCGCGCGCGCGGACGTGCTCGCGCGCGTCGCGGCGGACGTCGCCGCGAAGACCGGCGTGGCGATCGACGCGGACGAGCTCGCGCACCGGATCGATGGCGACGCGGCGCTTGCGAGCGCGACGGCCGCACGCATCGCCGGCACGCAGCGGGCGATGCGGCAGCTCGGCGCGTCGGGCGTGCCGCAACTGCTGCTGACGGTCGGCGAGCGCGGCCACGTGCTGCACGGCGCGAGCCTGTATGGCGGCGCGCAGGCGGCGGTCGCGGCGGTCGAGCGGGTGCTGCGAGAGGCGGCGTAA
- a CDS encoding LysR family transcriptional regulator produces the protein MDRITAMQVFVETAERGSVSAAAQHLDMSRAMASRYVAFMEQWSGARLLHRTTRRLTLTAAGAQMLPLCRDMLGLADHVATVVADPGDAPRGALRITASAIFAQTHVTDAVLDYLARYPAVSVDLLVTDRTADLVDERIDLAIRITNAVDPSLIARRLGTCRSVLCASPGYLAEYGAPTRPHDLARHNCLTYAYFGQSLWHLTRDGEPATVPVQGNLSANDALVLLRAAIAGGGVALLPTFAAAEPIRAGALVRVLADCTAPELGIYAVYASRKQMPLAMRTMIDFLAERFGDTPAWDA, from the coding sequence ATGGATCGAATCACCGCGATGCAGGTATTCGTCGAGACGGCCGAGCGCGGCAGCGTGTCGGCGGCCGCGCAACATCTGGACATGTCGCGCGCGATGGCGTCGCGCTACGTCGCGTTCATGGAGCAATGGTCGGGCGCGCGCCTGCTGCATCGGACCACCCGGCGCCTGACGCTGACCGCGGCCGGCGCGCAGATGCTGCCGCTTTGCCGCGACATGCTCGGGCTCGCCGATCACGTCGCCACGGTCGTCGCCGATCCCGGCGACGCGCCGCGCGGCGCGCTGCGGATCACCGCGAGCGCGATCTTCGCGCAGACGCACGTGACCGACGCGGTCCTCGACTATCTGGCCCGCTACCCGGCCGTGTCGGTGGATCTGCTCGTCACGGACCGCACCGCCGATCTCGTCGACGAGCGGATCGATCTCGCGATCCGCATCACGAACGCAGTCGATCCGAGCCTGATCGCGCGCCGGCTCGGCACGTGCCGCTCGGTGCTGTGCGCGTCGCCCGGCTATCTGGCCGAGTACGGCGCGCCGACGCGGCCGCACGACCTCGCGCGGCACAACTGCCTGACGTATGCGTATTTCGGGCAGAGCCTGTGGCACCTGACGCGCGACGGCGAACCGGCGACGGTGCCCGTGCAAGGCAATCTGAGCGCGAACGACGCACTCGTGCTGCTGCGCGCGGCGATCGCGGGCGGCGGCGTCGCGCTGCTGCCGACGTTCGCGGCGGCCGAACCGATCCGCGCGGGCGCGCTCGTGCGCGTGCTGGCCGATTGCACGGCGCCCGAGCTAGGCATCTACGCGGTCTATGCGTCGCGCAAGCAGATGCCGCTCGCGATGCGCACGATGATCGATTTCCTTGCCGAGCGTTTCGGCGATACGCCCGCGTGGGATGCCTAG
- the fliD gene encoding flagellar filament capping protein FliD, whose amino-acid sequence MAITQTGANSLLAANSQSDAWAQVQDAAQSLINGSTGKSAMDVNGLVAALVNAKTAGQGAEIKGQMSWNNTQISALGALKLALSNLQTGVESLSDGTLMQKFTSKASGKGLAATTDKGTVAGTYQVEVKQVARSQTLVSAGFDPKQKLGSGTLTLKVGDRSTSVDIDAENNTPAGIAAAINSAKNNPGVTATVVTGTDGAHLVLRSTASGSANVIDVSVSNVKDDAGLSGLAVKSTADDKGGKSMIASAGDAWKQSDFAQDAIVTVGGVITARSADNKVTGVIAGVTINVTEEAIGAPQTLTIARDIDGQASAVTNFVDLYNSMIGTMAQLTSFDKTAKPGQQGGPMIGDSMLNGIRNSLAHIVGGGVPHGDNKRASLAALGITFVRPGDKLPEGSLVVDKKKLNEALQNDPQAVEALFNKTNGVGAQITKEVGVHLRKGGTFDIRSDAIDRDMKSIAQRQARLETYTSQLTAQFKAQFTALDALMARMQQNTNYLTQLFGGANSSGALANNK is encoded by the coding sequence ATGGCGATCACTCAAACGGGGGCTAATTCGCTTCTCGCGGCCAACTCGCAGAGCGACGCGTGGGCGCAAGTGCAAGACGCTGCGCAGTCGCTCATCAACGGTTCCACGGGCAAGTCGGCGATGGACGTGAACGGGCTCGTCGCGGCGCTCGTCAATGCGAAGACGGCAGGCCAGGGCGCGGAGATCAAGGGCCAGATGTCCTGGAACAACACGCAGATCTCGGCGCTCGGCGCGTTGAAGCTGGCGCTCAGCAATCTGCAGACGGGCGTCGAGTCGCTGTCCGACGGCACGCTCATGCAGAAATTCACGTCGAAGGCGAGCGGCAAGGGGCTCGCCGCGACGACGGACAAGGGCACCGTCGCCGGCACCTATCAGGTCGAAGTCAAGCAGGTCGCGCGCTCGCAGACGCTCGTGTCGGCCGGCTTCGATCCGAAGCAGAAGCTCGGCTCCGGCACGCTGACGCTCAAGGTCGGCGACCGCTCGACGTCGGTCGACATCGACGCCGAGAACAACACGCCGGCCGGCATCGCGGCCGCGATCAACTCGGCGAAGAACAATCCCGGCGTGACCGCGACGGTCGTGACGGGCACCGACGGCGCGCATCTCGTGCTGCGCTCGACCGCGTCCGGCAGCGCGAACGTGATCGACGTGAGCGTATCGAACGTGAAGGACGATGCCGGCCTGTCGGGCCTCGCGGTCAAGTCGACCGCCGACGACAAGGGCGGCAAGTCGATGATCGCGTCGGCGGGCGATGCGTGGAAGCAGAGCGATTTCGCGCAGGATGCGATCGTCACGGTGGGCGGCGTGATCACCGCGCGCAGCGCGGACAACAAGGTCACGGGCGTGATCGCCGGCGTGACGATCAACGTGACCGAAGAAGCGATCGGCGCGCCGCAGACGCTGACGATCGCCCGCGACATCGACGGCCAGGCGAGCGCGGTGACGAACTTCGTGGACCTGTACAACTCGATGATCGGGACGATGGCGCAGCTCACGTCGTTCGACAAGACGGCGAAGCCGGGGCAGCAAGGTGGCCCGATGATCGGCGATTCGATGCTCAACGGCATTCGCAACTCGCTCGCGCATATCGTCGGCGGCGGCGTGCCGCACGGCGACAACAAGCGCGCGTCGCTCGCGGCGCTCGGCATCACGTTCGTGCGTCCCGGCGACAAGCTGCCGGAGGGCTCGCTGGTCGTCGACAAGAAGAAGCTGAACGAGGCGCTGCAGAACGATCCGCAGGCGGTCGAGGCACTGTTCAACAAGACGAACGGCGTCGGCGCGCAGATCACGAAGGAAGTCGGCGTCCACCTGCGCAAGGGCGGCACGTTCGACATCCGCTCGGATGCGATCGACCGCGACATGAAGAGCATCGCGCAGCGGCAGGCGCGGCTCGAGACTTATACGTCGCAACTGACCGCGCAATTCAAGGCGCAGTTCACCGCGCTCGACGCACTGATGGCGCGGATGCAGCAGAACACCAACTATCTGACGCAATTGTTCGGCGGCGCGAACAGCTCCGGCGCGCTCGCGAACAACAAGTAG
- a CDS encoding Zn-dependent hydrolase, translating into MRRDQALRVDGARLWASLGRMARVGATPKGGVCRLALTDEDRRARDLFVEWAQAAGCTVRVDRIGNIFARRAGRDPQAAPVLTGSHADTQPTGGRYDGIYGVLGGLEVVRALNDAGVETGRPIDVVVWTNEEGSRFAPPMIASGVFAGVYPLGYGLSRADAAGVTLGDALARIGYAGDAPVGGVPVHAAYELHIEQGAMLERGGHAIGVVTAGQGQRWYEATLTGVDAHAGTTPMELRRDALVGAARMIGFVDALGRRHAPHGRATVGMIDARPNSRNTVPGACFFTIECRHPDAATLADMDAALRAELARIAESAGLSARIEQIADYAPVPFAPACVAAVRDAAAALGLPHADIVSGAGHDACHLARIAPTGMIFVPCVDGLSHNEAEAITPEWAEAGANVLLHAVLASARDA; encoded by the coding sequence ATGCGGCGTGATCAGGCGCTGCGCGTCGACGGCGCGCGCCTGTGGGCGTCGCTCGGGCGGATGGCGCGCGTCGGCGCGACGCCGAAAGGCGGCGTATGCCGCCTCGCGCTGACGGACGAAGACCGGCGCGCGCGCGACCTGTTCGTCGAATGGGCGCAGGCGGCGGGCTGCACGGTTCGCGTCGACCGGATCGGCAACATCTTCGCGCGCCGCGCCGGCCGCGATCCGCAAGCGGCGCCCGTGCTGACGGGCTCGCATGCGGATACGCAGCCGACGGGCGGACGCTACGACGGCATCTACGGCGTGCTCGGCGGGCTCGAAGTCGTGCGCGCGCTGAACGACGCGGGCGTCGAGACGGGACGGCCGATCGACGTCGTCGTCTGGACCAACGAGGAAGGCTCGCGCTTCGCGCCGCCGATGATCGCGTCCGGCGTGTTCGCGGGCGTCTATCCGCTCGGCTACGGGCTGTCGCGCGCGGACGCGGCCGGCGTGACGCTCGGCGATGCGCTCGCGCGAATCGGCTACGCGGGCGACGCGCCCGTCGGCGGCGTGCCGGTGCATGCGGCGTACGAGCTGCACATCGAGCAGGGCGCGATGCTCGAGCGCGGCGGCCATGCGATCGGCGTCGTGACGGCGGGGCAGGGACAGCGCTGGTACGAGGCGACGCTCACGGGCGTCGACGCGCATGCGGGCACGACGCCGATGGAGCTGCGGCGCGACGCGCTCGTCGGCGCCGCGCGGATGATCGGCTTCGTCGACGCGCTCGGCCGCCGCCATGCGCCGCACGGCCGCGCGACGGTCGGGATGATCGACGCGCGTCCGAACTCGCGCAACACGGTGCCGGGCGCATGCTTTTTCACGATCGAGTGCCGGCATCCGGATGCCGCGACGCTCGCCGACATGGACGCGGCGCTGCGCGCGGAGCTCGCGCGAATCGCCGAATCGGCCGGGCTGTCCGCTCGGATCGAGCAGATCGCCGATTACGCGCCGGTGCCGTTCGCGCCCGCGTGCGTGGCGGCGGTGCGCGACGCGGCGGCCGCGCTCGGCCTGCCGCATGCGGACATCGTGTCGGGTGCGGGGCACGACGCATGCCATCTCGCGCGGATCGCGCCGACCGGGATGATTTTCGTGCCGTGCGTCGATGGCCTGAGCCACAACGAGGCGGAAGCGATCACGCCGGAATGGGCGGAGGCGGGCGCGAACGTGCTGCTGCATGCGGTGCTCGCGAGCGCGCGCGATGCCTAG